Proteins from one Paenibacillus amylolyticus genomic window:
- a CDS encoding NAD-dependent epimerase/dehydratase family protein, with protein MLIFIVLTGVAGFIGSNLAERLLREGHTVIGVDNFLTGSTVNIDHLLRSPNFKFIEHDVIYPLAIEGPVDWVMHFASPASPPKYLSYPIETMRVNSEGTMHLLYLAKEKQAAFFLASTSEIYGNPTVHPQPESYYGNVNSVGARSCYNEAKRYAEAITYWMNRKYGIPVRVIRIFNTFGPRMDLHDGRVITNFINEIMSKQNLTIYGDGSQTRSFQYIDDLLEGIVRLLSTTYEQPVNLGNPEEVTILEVAQILKELMKSNAQLEFLPLPEDDPRRRKPDITISRTIMDWEPAISLHDALARTIHYYQGQYIH; from the coding sequence ATCCTAATATTCATTGTATTAACAGGGGTTGCAGGCTTCATCGGTTCCAACCTCGCCGAGAGGCTGCTGCGGGAAGGCCATACCGTTATCGGCGTAGATAATTTTCTGACCGGCTCTACTGTCAACATAGACCATCTCTTACGGTCGCCAAATTTCAAGTTTATCGAGCATGATGTCATTTATCCGCTCGCAATTGAAGGCCCTGTCGATTGGGTGATGCATTTTGCCAGTCCTGCCAGTCCGCCCAAATATTTGTCCTATCCGATCGAAACGATGAGGGTCAACAGCGAAGGGACGATGCATCTGCTGTATTTGGCCAAAGAAAAGCAGGCTGCGTTCTTCTTGGCTTCAACAAGCGAGATCTACGGTAACCCAACTGTTCACCCTCAGCCGGAAAGCTACTATGGCAACGTGAATTCGGTTGGAGCACGAAGCTGCTACAACGAAGCGAAGCGGTATGCAGAGGCGATCACCTACTGGATGAACAGGAAATACGGTATACCGGTAAGGGTCATTCGGATCTTCAATACATTCGGCCCGAGGATGGATTTACATGACGGACGCGTGATTACCAATTTCATTAATGAAATCATGTCCAAGCAGAACCTTACGATTTATGGCGACGGCAGTCAGACGAGAAGCTTTCAGTATATCGACGATTTGCTGGAAGGGATTGTGAGACTGCTGAGTACCACGTATGAACAGCCAGTCAATCTGGGAAATCCGGAGGAAGTCACCATACTTGAAGTCGCCCAAATATTGAAGGAGCTAATGAAGTCCAACGCGCAGTTAGAGTTTCTCCCGCTGCCGGAAGACGATCCAAGGAGAAGGAAGCCGGATATTACCATTTCAAGGACGATTATGGACTGGGAACCGGCGATCAGTTTGCATGATGCACTCGCTAGAACGATCCATTATTACCAGGGTCAATATATCCATTAA